Proteins from a genomic interval of Schistocerca piceifrons isolate TAMUIC-IGC-003096 chromosome 3, iqSchPice1.1, whole genome shotgun sequence:
- the LOC124789804 gene encoding larval cuticle protein F1-like, translating to MKVLLVLLVAVVAVAVARPGYLGAAHGVVPAAHAVVAAPHAVVTAHGVHPGLAAYGPAHIAVGPGGYVQDTHEVAATRAAHLTAVAQTQARDAHLNGAAAHAAAAAHAAAAAHASPLVAAHAAPLVAAHAAPLAAAHAAPLVAVAAPALSAAHSLLGAHGAALAHGHHW from the exons ATGAAGGTCCTGCTG GTACTCCTCGTCGCCGTCGTCGCTGTGGCCGTGGCTAGACCCGGCTACCTGGGAGCTGCGCACGGTGTAGTCCCTGCCGCCCACGCAGTAGTGGCCGCACCCCACGCCGTCGTCACCGCCCACGGCGTCCACCCGGGTCTGGCCGCCTACGGCCCGGCGCACATCGCCGTCGGACCCGGCGGCTACGTCCAGGACACACACGAGGTGGCCGCCACCAGAGCCGCCCACCTGACCGCCGTCGCCCAGACGCAGGCCCGCGACGCCCACCTCAACGGCGCCGCAGCGCACGCCGcggccgccgcccacgccgccgctgccgcccatGCCTCCCCCTTGGTCGCCGCCCACGCCGCTCCCTTGgtcgccgcccacgccgccccctTGGCCGCCGCTCACGCCGCACCCCTCGTCGCCGTCGCAGCGCCCGCCCTGTCCGCAGCGCACAGTCTTTTGGGTGCGCATGGTGCCGCCCTCGCTCACGGACACCACTGGTGA
- the LOC124789820 gene encoding cold and drought-regulated protein CORA-like — protein MKTFLVFLVAAVAVATARPGYVGLGGGHGGFGGGHGGFSGGYGGGFSGGYGGGHGGGGGGHGIHAGYASFGPAHIAVGPGGYVQDTVEVAAHRAAHLAAVAHTHARDAAVNAHDAAFGHGGGGYGHGGGGYGYGGHGHHG, from the exons ATGAAGACCTTTTTG GTGTTCCTTGTAGCCGCCGTCGCTGTTGCCACGGCCAGGCCCGGGTATGTGGGTCTCGGTGGCGGCCACGGTGGCTTTGGAGGCGGTCACGGCGGCTTCAGTGGAGGGTACGGCGGCGGCTTCAGCGGAGGATACGGGGGCGGACACGGAGGCGGCGGTGGCGGACACGGCATCCACGCCGGCTACGCCTCCTTCGGCCCCGCCCACATCGCCGTGGGCCCCGGCGGCTACGTGCAGGACACAGTGGAGGTCGCCGCCCACAGGGCCGCCCACCTCGCCGCCGTGGCGCACACACACGCCCGCGACGCCGCCGTCAACGCCCACGACGCCGCCTTCGGCCACGGGGGCGGCGGCTACGGCCACGGGGGTGGCGGCTACGGATACGGCGGGCACGGCCACCACGGCTAG